The Gammaproteobacteria bacterium genome includes a window with the following:
- the nusG gene encoding transcription termination/antitermination protein NusG, which produces MALRWYVVHAYSGFENQVKRSLEERIKRFHMEDKFGQILVPTEEVVEMKEGQKRRSERKFFPGYVLVQMEMGDDSWHLVKEAPKVLGFIGGTSDKPAPISDKEADAILHRIQEGVERPRPKVLFEVGEVVRVTDGPFNDFNGVVEEVNYDKSRLLVAVQIFGRSTPVELEFHQVEKA; this is translated from the coding sequence CGCCTATTCGGGCTTTGAAAACCAGGTGAAACGTTCGCTCGAGGAGCGTATCAAGCGTTTTCACATGGAGGATAAGTTCGGTCAGATTCTGGTCCCCACCGAAGAAGTGGTGGAGATGAAGGAAGGGCAGAAACGGCGCAGTGAGCGCAAGTTTTTCCCTGGCTATGTGCTGGTGCAGATGGAGATGGGTGACGACTCCTGGCATCTGGTCAAGGAGGCGCCCAAGGTGCTCGGTTTCATCGGCGGCACCAGCGACAAGCCTGCGCCCATCAGCGACAAGGAGGCCGACGCGATCCTGCACCGCATTCAGGAAGGCGTCGAGCGCCCCCGGCCCAAGGTCCTGTTCGAGGTGGGCGAAGTGGTGCGTGTCACCGATGGCCCCTTCAACGACTTCAATGGCGTTGTCGAAGAGGTCAATTACGACAAGAGCCGCCTGCTGGTGGCGGTACAGATTTTCGGTCGTTCGACGCCGGTGGAGCTCGAGTTCCACCAGGTCGAAAAGGCCTGA
- the rplK gene encoding 50S ribosomal protein L11, translating to MAKKIQAYIKLQVPAGQANPSPPVGPALGQHGVNIMEFCKAFNAQSQGIEQGLPIPVVITVYNDRSFTFIMKTPPAAVLLKKAAGIPKGSGTPNTNKVGKVNRAQLEEIAKTKMPDLTAADMDAAVRTIAGSARSMGLEVEGVE from the coding sequence ATGGCAAAGAAGATTCAGGCGTATATCAAGTTGCAGGTCCCTGCAGGCCAGGCGAATCCCAGTCCGCCCGTTGGCCCGGCGCTGGGTCAGCACGGTGTGAACATCATGGAGTTCTGTAAGGCCTTCAATGCCCAGAGTCAGGGCATTGAGCAGGGTCTGCCGATTCCGGTGGTGATTACGGTCTACAATGACCGTAGTTTCACCTTCATTATGAAGACCCCGCCGGCGGCCGTGCTGCTCAAGAAGGCGGCCGGCATCCCGAAGGGCAGCGGCACCCCGAACACCAATAAGGTGGGCAAGGTGAATCGCGCGCAACTGGAAGAAATCGCCAAGACCAAGATGCCCGATCTGACCGCTGCCGATATGGATGCTGCCGTGCGGACCATCGCCGGCAGTGCGCGCAGCATGGGTCTTGAAGTGGAGGGGGTCGAGTAA
- the rplA gene encoding 50S ribosomal protein L1, whose amino-acid sequence MARLSKRQKLINEKLERGRLYPATEAFTLLKDLSTVKFAEAVDVAVNLGVDPRKSDQVVRGSTVLPHGTGKSVRVAVFAQGAAADAAKAAGADVVGFEDLAEEVKGGRMDFDVVIASPDAMRVVGQLGQILGPRGLMPNPKVGTVTPDVATAVNNAKAGQVRYRTDKAGIIHCTIGKVGFEPKALEENLNALLADLTKAKPASAKGVYMKKVTVSTTMGPGISLDQTSLSF is encoded by the coding sequence ATGGCACGCCTGAGCAAACGTCAGAAGCTGATCAACGAAAAGCTGGAGCGCGGCAGGCTCTATCCGGCCACCGAGGCCTTCACCCTGCTCAAGGATCTGTCGACCGTGAAGTTCGCGGAGGCGGTGGACGTCGCCGTGAATCTCGGCGTCGATCCCCGCAAATCGGATCAGGTCGTGCGCGGGTCGACGGTGCTGCCCCACGGCACGGGCAAGAGCGTGCGTGTGGCGGTCTTCGCCCAGGGCGCGGCGGCTGATGCCGCCAAAGCGGCCGGTGCGGACGTGGTCGGCTTCGAGGATCTCGCCGAAGAAGTAAAGGGCGGGCGCATGGATTTCGACGTGGTCATCGCCTCTCCGGACGCGATGCGCGTCGTCGGCCAGCTGGGCCAGATTCTGGGGCCGCGCGGGCTGATGCCGAACCCCAAGGTGGGCACCGTGACCCCTGATGTGGCGACCGCGGTGAACAACGCCAAGGCGGGTCAGGTGCGTTACCGGACCGACAAGGCCGGCATCATCCATTGCACGATCGGCAAGGTGGGCTTCGAGCCCAAGGCGCTGGAGGAGAACCTCAACGCGCTGCTCGCCGACCTGACCAAGGCGAAACCCGCCTCGGCCAAGGGTGTCTATATGAAAAAGGTGACCGTCTCCACGACCATGGGGCCGGGCATCTCGCTGGACCAGACCAGCCTCTCGTTCTGA
- the rplJ gene encoding 50S ribosomal protein L10 has product MALTLEDKKQVVSEVAAVAANAHSAVAAEYRGLSVEALTELRAKARDGGVYMRVVKNTLARRAVEGTDFECMSEGMVGPLLYAFSQEDPGAAARVIKDFVKENEALKVKLVSIGGQMFAASELERLASLPTRDQALSLLMAVMKAPIEKFARTVNEVPGKLVRTVAAVRDQKQATA; this is encoded by the coding sequence GTGGCACTCACGTTGGAAGACAAAAAGCAGGTTGTCTCTGAAGTGGCCGCGGTGGCTGCTAATGCACACTCGGCAGTTGCGGCTGAATACCGCGGCTTGAGTGTGGAGGCGCTGACCGAACTGCGTGCCAAGGCGCGTGACGGTGGCGTTTATATGCGTGTGGTGAAGAACACCCTTGCGCGTCGTGCAGTCGAAGGTACTGACTTCGAATGCATGAGCGAAGGGATGGTCGGCCCGCTGTTGTACGCGTTTTCCCAGGAAGATCCTGGTGCGGCAGCGCGGGTGATCAAGGACTTCGTCAAGGAGAACGAGGCGCTCAAGGTAAAGCTGGTTTCGATCGGCGGACAGATGTTCGCTGCATCCGAGCTGGAACGCCTTGCCAGCCTGCCGACCCGTGATCAGGCACTGAGCCTGCTCATGGCCGTGATGAAGGCCCCGATCGAGAAGTTTGCCCGTACCGTCAACGAGGTGCCCGGCAAGCTGGTTCGCACCGTCGCAGCAGTCCGCGACCAGAAGCAGGCGACTGCTTGA
- the rplL gene encoding 50S ribosomal protein L7/L12, with protein sequence MAVSKEDILEAISNMTVMEVVDLISAMEEKFGVSAAAAVAAAPMAAGGGEAAAAEEKDSFDVVMSSFGDNKVGVIKVVRTITGLGLKEAKEMVEGAPSTVKEGASKDEAEDIKKQLEEAGAKVELK encoded by the coding sequence ATGGCTGTGTCCAAAGAAGATATCTTGGAAGCGATTTCCAATATGACCGTGATGGAGGTCGTCGATCTGATCTCCGCGATGGAAGAGAAGTTCGGCGTTTCCGCTGCCGCTGCTGTGGCCGCGGCACCGATGGCTGCCGGTGGCGGTGAAGCCGCCGCCGCCGAAGAGAAGGACAGCTTCGACGTTGTCATGTCCAGCTTCGGCGACAACAAGGTGGGCGTCATCAAGGTGGTCCGCACCATCACCGGTCTGGGCCTGAAGGAGGCCAAGGAAATGGTTGAGGGTGCACCTTCCACCGTTAAGGAAGGCGCGTCCAAGGATGAGGCCGAAGACATCAAGAAGCAGCTTGAGGAAGCCGGCGCCAAGGTCGAGCTTAAGTAA